From a single Chloracidobacterium thermophilum B genomic region:
- a CDS encoding metal-binding protein: MPSGRTHDLVTYVLAIPTAVGLFFLTRHVGLTVLGTATMLFGGLMFGPDLDTHSKQYTRWGILRWLWYPYKKLFPHRSHWTHGLLWSTWLRVGYFTLVMTLALAAVLYVRAVWIDGLPADGDQAVRTLQTAGHHMSRLFRAVDGKVWLVAFIGLWWGAATHTLTDVIGSTLKSMFKTF; this comes from the coding sequence ATGCCTTCCGGCCGAACGCATGATCTGGTGACGTACGTCCTGGCCATACCCACGGCCGTCGGGTTGTTCTTTCTAACGCGCCACGTGGGGCTGACGGTGCTGGGGACAGCGACGATGCTCTTCGGCGGACTGATGTTCGGCCCCGACCTCGACACGCACAGCAAGCAGTACACGCGCTGGGGCATCCTGCGCTGGTTATGGTATCCCTACAAAAAGCTCTTTCCGCACCGGTCACACTGGACACACGGCCTGCTGTGGAGCACCTGGCTGCGGGTGGGCTACTTCACGCTGGTGATGACCCTGGCGCTGGCCGCTGTGCTCTACGTGCGGGCGGTCTGGATTGACGGACTGCCGGCCGATGGCGATCAAGCCGTACGGACCCTGCAAACAGCCGGGCATCACATGTCGCGTCTGTTCCGCGCCGTGGACGGCAAGGTGTGGCTGGTGGCTTTCATCGGCTTGTGGTGGGGCGCGGCCACACATACGCTGACCGATGTGATCGGGAGCACGCTCAAGAGCATGTTCAAGACGTTTTAG
- the tsaE gene encoding tRNA (adenosine(37)-N6)-threonylcarbamoyltransferase complex ATPase subunit type 1 TsaE has product MNEQIYLSHSPDETFAVGYSLGERLAAWPEPTGRVVLLSGELGSGKTQFVKGLAAALGLDPAEVTSPTFALVQAHAFPGGTLWHVDLYRLPTGPGAAEAIALAELLGQPGIVAIEWPERLGPVLPTLAAGEDRTWRVYLDELQDGNRRITLHSPVG; this is encoded by the coding sequence GTGAACGAACAAATCTACCTGAGCCACAGTCCGGATGAGACGTTCGCTGTGGGCTACAGCCTGGGCGAGCGTCTGGCGGCGTGGCCTGAACCCACGGGGCGGGTGGTGTTACTGAGCGGGGAACTCGGCAGCGGAAAAACGCAGTTTGTGAAAGGTCTGGCCGCAGCGCTCGGTCTCGACCCGGCGGAAGTCACCAGCCCGACCTTTGCCCTCGTTCAGGCGCATGCCTTTCCGGGCGGCACGCTCTGGCACGTGGACCTGTACCGCCTGCCGACTGGCCCCGGTGCGGCCGAGGCCATCGCCCTGGCGGAGCTGTTGGGGCAACCCGGCATCGTGGCCATCGAGTGGCCGGAACGGCTCGGCCCGGTGTTGCCCACGCTTGCTGCCGGCGAGGACCGGACGTGGCGGGTTTATCTCGATGAACTGCAGGACGGAAACCGCCGGATCACCCTTCACTCCCCGGTGGGCTGA
- a CDS encoding SOS response-associated peptidase, translated as MCGRYTLTTPQEALMTRFGLTTAQVALRLRYNIAPTQPVAVVFDDAPTTLSSARWGLLPAWQKDTSGPPLINARAETLRTKPSFRESFRRRRCWVLCDGFYEWRKNQDGTRTPFRAVLKDGEPFALAGLWDERPAPDGGVLRSCTVVTTQANPLLAAVHERMPVILLPEEERIWLEANDLDRLERLLRPYPAEAMRLYPVSRAVNVVTNDDASLIAPVMPEPHQTGLF; from the coding sequence ATGTGCGGACGCTACACGCTGACCACACCCCAGGAAGCTTTGATGACGCGCTTTGGTCTGACGACCGCCCAAGTTGCGCTGCGCCTGCGCTACAACATTGCGCCGACGCAGCCAGTGGCCGTCGTGTTTGACGACGCGCCAACCACGCTCTCCAGCGCGCGCTGGGGGTTGCTCCCGGCCTGGCAAAAGGACACTTCCGGGCCGCCGCTCATCAATGCCCGCGCCGAGACCCTGCGCACAAAACCTTCCTTCCGGGAAAGTTTCCGGCGGCGGCGCTGCTGGGTGCTCTGTGACGGTTTCTACGAATGGCGCAAGAACCAGGACGGCACACGGACACCGTTCCGGGCCGTCCTCAAGGACGGCGAGCCCTTTGCGCTGGCCGGCCTGTGGGATGAGCGTCCAGCCCCTGACGGCGGTGTGCTGCGTTCCTGCACGGTGGTGACGACGCAGGCCAACCCTCTGCTGGCAGCCGTCCACGAGCGCATGCCGGTCATCCTGTTGCCGGAAGAGGAGAGAATCTGGTTGGAAGCCAACGACCTCGACCGCCTCGAACGGCTGCTGCGCCCCTATCCGGCTGAAGCCATGCGGCTCTATCCGGTATCGCGCGCGGTCAATGTCGTGACCAACGATGACGCATCGCTGATTGCGCCGGTGATGCCGGAACCGCATCAGACCGGGCTGTTCTGA
- a CDS encoding carboxypeptidase-like regulatory domain-containing protein: MSRRRGLPAADTMLRKWLIGMVMGWCLCGGTLLAQSPMATGKLEGRVVARENKQPLAGAKVTLTRSVTKETYTGETGAKGEFHLDGLPPGNYVVEVEAEGRSAARLNILQTVEGGKTTVIKRPFELEAERTYSVIRGAVFNEHGLTMPNVTVVAERVSAADASLKPGKVGTTTTNGAGEFAFRFPGGEAVYRITATARGYRPQTKELDVQKREARNMAFQLEPEKRRP; encoded by the coding sequence GTGAGCCGGCGGCGGGGGCTGCCGGCAGCCGACACTATGCTGCGGAAATGGTTGATTGGAATGGTGATGGGGTGGTGCCTGTGTGGTGGCACCCTGTTGGCCCAGTCGCCGATGGCCACGGGAAAGCTGGAAGGGCGCGTCGTGGCGCGTGAAAACAAACAGCCGCTGGCCGGCGCCAAAGTGACCCTGACCCGCTCGGTGACAAAGGAAACCTATACCGGGGAGACCGGCGCCAAAGGGGAGTTTCACCTGGACGGCCTGCCGCCGGGCAACTACGTGGTCGAAGTCGAAGCCGAAGGCCGGTCGGCGGCGCGGCTGAATATCCTGCAGACCGTTGAGGGCGGAAAGACGACGGTCATCAAGCGTCCCTTCGAGCTGGAAGCCGAGCGCACCTATTCGGTGATTCGCGGCGCAGTGTTCAACGAGCACGGTCTGACGATGCCCAACGTGACCGTCGTTGCCGAGCGGGTGTCGGCGGCGGATGCCAGTCTCAAGCCGGGCAAGGTTGGAACCACCACGACCAACGGCGCCGGTGAGTTTGCCTTCCGGTTTCCCGGTGGGGAAGCGGTGTACCGTATCACGGCGACAGCCAGGGGCTACCGCCCACAGACCAAGGAACTGGATGTGCAGAAGCGGGAAGCACGCAACATGGCCTTTCAGCTCGAACCGGAGAAGCGCCGGCCATGA
- a CDS encoding inositol monophosphatase family protein has protein sequence MTDLLPFAEAVAREAGALLRERFGAPLDVRHKGRIDLVTEVDVLAEQCIRRRIQARFPDHAILAEESGLTETASAFRWIVDPLDGTTNYAHGYPFFSVAIAVEWQREIIVGVVYDPLRDELFSAAKGQGAQCNGRPLHVSDVTSLEQALLVTGFPYNVKASPQKNLDHFSAFLDVAQAIRRDGSAALDLAYVAAGRFDGFWELNLAPWDMAAGSLLVTEAGGQVTAFSGQAFSPYVPEIVASNGHLHAAMCQVLMKSTPQ, from the coding sequence ATGACCGATCTCCTGCCTTTTGCTGAAGCCGTCGCCCGTGAGGCCGGGGCGTTGCTGCGTGAGCGGTTTGGCGCGCCCCTCGATGTGCGCCACAAAGGGCGGATTGACCTCGTCACCGAAGTGGATGTGCTGGCCGAGCAGTGCATCCGCCGTCGCATTCAGGCGCGCTTTCCAGACCATGCCATTCTGGCGGAGGAAAGTGGATTGACGGAAACTGCGTCAGCCTTCCGGTGGATTGTGGACCCGTTGGACGGCACGACCAACTATGCCCACGGGTATCCGTTTTTCAGCGTCGCCATTGCTGTCGAGTGGCAGAGGGAAATCATCGTCGGTGTGGTGTATGACCCGCTCCGCGATGAGCTGTTTTCGGCTGCCAAGGGGCAGGGCGCCCAGTGCAATGGCCGTCCGCTGCACGTTTCAGACGTAACAAGTCTGGAACAGGCATTGCTTGTCACTGGATTTCCCTATAATGTCAAAGCGTCGCCACAAAAAAACCTGGATCACTTCAGTGCTTTTCTTGACGTTGCGCAGGCTATCCGGCGCGACGGATCGGCGGCACTCGATCTGGCGTATGTGGCGGCCGGGCGTTTCGATGGCTTCTGGGAGCTGAACCTTGCGCCGTGGGATATGGCCGCCGGCAGTTTGCTCGTTACCGAAGCTGGAGGGCAGGTCACGGCTTTCAGCGGGCAGGCGTTCAGTCCGTATGTGCCTGAGATTGTGGCCAGCAATGGGCATCTCCACGCGGCCATGTGTCAGGTGCTCATGAAATCAACTCCGCAGTAA
- a CDS encoding OmpA family protein: protein MRHRTWLALFACMFLGSATVMAQSAREQDRPLNPTVTGGTGLFTVYDASTLKRGEFNIAAYYNNFDREPGNVDISQQIVSGAVGLTDRLEFFAASVFRQQLVADQRREISGFFLPNVRFPGTLAGPVPLGPGSSAGAPFVGLIGPSTTNISNAGAAVGGVLPGLVQSGTRIVGTGLNQRLIGNLPGYLNDFPFLASSEYTSGNTTLGAKFRFTNPENPLGLAIVGFVNIPTSFANGIFRGTGNGVVRGGGPGAVDYGVILVPAVRAGRFTFTGNLGAVKAGDPSANNIRYLDRRNIFIASGAVDVAVNKYFQAIGEITSNIYYGSGTPNLNPVNPLDLTVGARFTPTGNDKSVHFSFGGGYRRLLNNANSERGSNRGDVNGFVVNAVIGYRRRVQTVEAPDPCANNRPPTVTLSSDRTRLKTTERARLTAVASDPDPYDTNLTYNWTASVGRIEGTGPNVTYVPPTDRAGTTTVTVTVSDLCCATATASLELTIEKNTCPTVTVTASPTQVKEGSDAPISLSAVGRDADDDPLTYRWTTSAGRIQGSGANVTLDTTGLSAGRVIVTVTVDDGKCTGEASTAIEILSPPPPPQAYTVACDGTLANPPFRRNVARVDNQCKALLDQVVTRIQSDPTAQVIVDGHSDKGEKRGTARKRADNVRAYLVGKGVDPNRIELRIFDDQRAAEAPGGNNRRVVVTVVPEGAQRPE from the coding sequence ATGAGACACCGTACTTGGCTTGCGCTGTTCGCCTGCATGTTTTTGGGCAGTGCGACGGTCATGGCGCAATCGGCGCGCGAGCAGGACCGCCCGCTCAACCCGACCGTCACCGGCGGCACCGGTCTGTTTACGGTCTATGATGCCTCAACGCTGAAGCGGGGCGAGTTTAATATCGCGGCCTACTACAACAACTTCGACCGTGAACCGGGCAACGTGGACATCAGTCAACAAATTGTGAGCGGTGCTGTCGGCCTCACAGATCGGTTGGAATTCTTTGCCGCTTCGGTCTTCCGGCAGCAGCTTGTCGCTGACCAGCGCCGCGAGATCAGCGGGTTCTTCCTGCCAAATGTACGCTTTCCGGGAACGCTGGCCGGGCCGGTGCCCCTGGGACCCGGCTCTTCAGCTGGCGCGCCTTTCGTCGGCCTCATCGGGCCAAGCACAACCAACATCTCCAACGCCGGCGCCGCCGTTGGCGGGGTGCTGCCGGGGCTGGTGCAAAGCGGAACGCGCATTGTCGGCACAGGTCTCAACCAGCGACTGATTGGCAATCTGCCTGGCTACCTGAATGACTTTCCCTTCCTGGCCAGCAGTGAATACACCAGCGGTAACACAACACTCGGCGCCAAGTTTCGTTTCACCAATCCAGAAAATCCACTTGGGTTGGCGATTGTCGGCTTCGTGAACATCCCGACCTCTTTTGCCAACGGCATCTTTCGTGGCACGGGCAACGGCGTGGTGCGTGGTGGCGGACCGGGCGCGGTGGACTACGGTGTGATCCTCGTCCCGGCCGTGCGTGCCGGGCGTTTCACCTTTACCGGCAACCTTGGTGCGGTCAAAGCTGGTGATCCATCCGCCAACAACATCCGCTACCTTGACCGGCGCAACATCTTCATCGCCTCCGGCGCGGTGGATGTGGCCGTCAACAAATACTTCCAGGCCATCGGTGAAATCACCTCCAACATCTACTACGGGAGTGGCACGCCGAATCTCAACCCGGTCAATCCACTCGACCTGACCGTTGGCGCCCGCTTCACGCCAACCGGCAATGACAAGTCGGTTCACTTCAGCTTCGGCGGCGGCTACCGGCGGCTGCTGAACAATGCCAACTCGGAACGCGGCTCGAACCGGGGTGATGTCAACGGTTTCGTCGTGAACGCGGTCATTGGCTACCGGCGGCGGGTGCAGACGGTCGAAGCACCCGACCCTTGCGCCAACAACCGGCCGCCAACGGTTACACTGTCCTCTGACCGGACGCGCCTCAAGACCACCGAACGGGCGCGCCTGACGGCCGTGGCCAGCGACCCCGATCCGTATGACACGAACCTGACCTACAACTGGACGGCCAGCGTCGGACGGATTGAAGGCACCGGGCCGAATGTGACCTATGTTCCGCCCACGGACCGCGCCGGTACAACCACGGTGACGGTCACGGTTTCAGACCTCTGCTGTGCTACAGCAACGGCCTCGCTTGAACTCACCATCGAGAAGAACACCTGCCCGACGGTGACGGTGACGGCTTCACCCACGCAGGTCAAGGAAGGCTCCGACGCCCCCATCAGCCTCTCGGCCGTGGGACGTGACGCCGATGACGATCCGCTGACCTACCGCTGGACGACCTCGGCCGGGCGCATCCAGGGTAGTGGCGCCAATGTCACACTCGACACGACCGGGCTTTCGGCCGGGCGCGTCATCGTGACTGTGACGGTGGACGATGGCAAGTGCACGGGCGAGGCCTCGACGGCGATTGAAATCCTGTCGCCGCCACCACCGCCGCAGGCATACACTGTCGCCTGCGACGGCACACTGGCCAACCCGCCGTTCCGCCGCAACGTGGCGCGAGTGGACAACCAGTGCAAGGCGTTGCTTGACCAAGTGGTGACCCGCATCCAGAGCGACCCGACGGCGCAGGTCATCGTGGACGGCCATTCCGACAAGGGCGAGAAGCGCGGCACGGCGCGGAAGCGGGCCGACAATGTCCGGGCCTACCTGGTGGGCAAGGGCGTTGACCCGAACCGCATTGAGCTGCGCATCTTCGATGACCAGCGGGCCGCCGAGGCCCCGGGTGGCAACAACCGCCGCGTCGTGGTGACGGTCGTCCCAGAAGGGGCCCAACGCCCCGAATAA
- a CDS encoding FHA domain-containing protein: MSESSEVPTIKTARLDVESLGWLASSDEQFATLLVLEGAAVKQTYILDKPTTVIGRSPLVTVSLVNDAVASREHAKVMLDLEAAGESDRRRYFLIDLGSTNGTFLNGRRLAPQERCLLSDGDRFTIGSHTFVFVLPLRSGSKFLTGDLSRISVFDVIQVVEANRLTAAFTVRATHGQSGWLGFNEGLIVTCEVGHLRGLEAFRKFVSFTEGFFEVERSTKPFPVTITAGSNTSLTLDILRELDEANAGLSGNTESS; the protein is encoded by the coding sequence ATGTCAGAGAGTTCGGAAGTGCCAACCATCAAAACGGCTCGGCTCGATGTGGAGTCCCTGGGGTGGCTCGCCTCGTCGGATGAACAGTTCGCCACGCTGCTCGTGTTGGAGGGTGCTGCCGTCAAGCAAACCTATATCCTCGACAAACCGACGACAGTTATTGGGCGTTCCCCGCTGGTGACAGTATCGCTTGTCAATGACGCCGTGGCTTCCCGTGAGCATGCCAAAGTGATGCTCGACCTCGAAGCCGCTGGTGAGTCTGACCGGCGGCGCTACTTCCTCATTGATCTGGGCAGCACAAACGGTACGTTTCTCAACGGACGGCGGCTCGCTCCCCAGGAACGCTGCCTGTTGTCGGATGGCGACCGTTTTACGATTGGCTCCCACACCTTTGTCTTTGTGCTTCCGCTGCGCAGCGGATCGAAGTTTCTGACCGGGGACCTGAGCCGGATTTCCGTTTTTGATGTCATCCAGGTGGTGGAAGCCAACCGGTTGACGGCTGCCTTCACCGTACGCGCCACCCATGGGCAAAGCGGCTGGCTCGGCTTCAATGAAGGTCTCATCGTCACCTGCGAGGTGGGTCACTTGCGCGGACTGGAAGCCTTCCGCAAGTTCGTGAGCTTCACCGAGGGATTTTTCGAGGTCGAACGTTCGACCAAGCCCTTTCCGGTTACGATCACGGCCGGAAGTAACACCAGCCTGACGCTCGACATTCTGCGTGAACTCGACGAAGCCAACGCCGGGCTGTCCGGAAACACTGAATCTTCCTGA
- a CDS encoding long-chain-fatty-acid--CoA ligase encodes MVLPAAATYSIASILDHHAVHRPDRLAVIAGPARLTYAQLAAAANQIANGLRARGIQPGDHVALSCPNIAYFPMAFFGILKAGAVVVPLNVLLKPREIAYHLNDCDAKALLCFEGLPELPMAQMAQAALQEAQLCQTFVVMPANPESPPALPGAITLAELMAGQPPTCERPPVSPFDTALMLYTSGTTGQPKGAELTHWQLILNFVHLRELLLPTVDVRIEADFKVLSTAPLFHATALIAQFGVVMYAGGTSVLLPRFDPKQTIETMIAERINSWAAVPTMYWALLNYANEHNIDVSPIAETLKVANVGAAPMPVELMRAFGEKFKTLVLEGYGMSETGVLSYNQLTKPAKPGTVGQPLMGIEIRVHDENDQPVPTGTVGEIVVRGHCVMKGYYKRPEATAEAMRNGWFHTGDLGFIDEDGYITIVDRKKDLIIRGGYNVYPREIEEVMMTHPAVSLVTVIGVPDERLGEEVKAYVVRKPGATITEDELRDWCKEQMAAYKYPRLIEFRTELPIGPTGKVLKRALREGLAQGSAGA; translated from the coding sequence ATGGTGCTTCCTGCTGCTGCCACGTATTCGATTGCTTCCATCCTCGACCATCATGCCGTACATCGTCCTGACCGGCTGGCCGTCATCGCCGGGCCGGCCCGTTTGACCTATGCCCAACTTGCGGCGGCGGCCAATCAGATTGCCAATGGCCTGCGGGCGCGGGGCATCCAGCCCGGCGACCACGTGGCGCTGTCCTGTCCGAACATAGCCTACTTTCCCATGGCTTTTTTCGGCATTCTCAAGGCCGGCGCGGTGGTTGTGCCGCTCAACGTCCTGCTCAAGCCGCGTGAGATTGCCTATCACCTCAACGACTGTGACGCCAAAGCCCTGCTCTGCTTTGAGGGTCTCCCGGAACTGCCCATGGCGCAGATGGCGCAGGCGGCGCTTCAGGAGGCGCAGCTTTGCCAGACATTCGTGGTGATGCCGGCCAATCCCGAATCTCCACCTGCGCTCCCAGGCGCGATCACGCTGGCAGAGCTGATGGCTGGTCAGCCGCCGACCTGTGAGCGTCCGCCGGTCAGCCCGTTCGATACGGCGCTGATGCTCTACACCTCGGGCACGACCGGACAGCCCAAGGGGGCGGAACTCACGCACTGGCAACTCATTCTGAACTTCGTTCACCTGCGCGAACTGCTGCTGCCGACCGTGGATGTCCGAATCGAAGCCGACTTCAAGGTGCTTTCCACGGCCCCGCTCTTTCACGCCACAGCCCTCATTGCGCAGTTTGGTGTGGTGATGTATGCCGGCGGCACGTCGGTTCTGCTGCCGCGCTTTGATCCCAAACAAACCATTGAGACCATGATCGCCGAGCGCATCAATTCCTGGGCGGCTGTGCCGACGATGTACTGGGCGCTGCTCAACTACGCCAACGAGCACAACATTGATGTTTCACCCATTGCCGAGACGCTCAAAGTTGCCAACGTCGGGGCGGCTCCGATGCCAGTCGAGCTGATGCGCGCCTTTGGGGAGAAGTTCAAGACCCTTGTGCTGGAAGGCTATGGAATGTCCGAAACCGGCGTGCTTTCCTACAACCAACTCACCAAGCCGGCGAAACCGGGGACGGTCGGGCAACCGCTGATGGGGATTGAAATCCGGGTTCACGACGAAAACGACCAACCCGTGCCGACCGGCACGGTGGGCGAAATCGTCGTGCGCGGCCACTGCGTGATGAAAGGCTACTACAAGCGGCCCGAAGCCACAGCGGAAGCCATGCGCAACGGCTGGTTTCACACTGGCGACCTGGGCTTCATAGATGAAGATGGCTACATCACCATCGTTGACCGCAAGAAAGACCTCATCATCCGTGGCGGCTACAACGTCTATCCCCGCGAAATCGAGGAAGTGATGATGACGCACCCGGCCGTTTCGCTGGTGACGGTCATTGGCGTTCCCGATGAGCGGCTGGGCGAGGAAGTCAAAGCCTATGTTGTCCGCAAGCCGGGCGCCACGATCACAGAAGACGAACTCCGCGACTGGTGCAAAGAACAGATGGCCGCGTATAAATACCCGCGCCTGATTGAGTTTCGCACGGAGTTGCCGATTGGTCCGACGGGCAAGGTGCTCAAACGGGCGCTGCGCGAGGGGCTGGCGCAGGGGTCGGCCGGTGCCTGA